DNA from Myxococcales bacterium:
ACCCGCCAAGCGAGGCAGCGACGATCGCGAGGGGCTTCGACGCGCGGGACTACGCAGTTCAATTCGAGTTCAGAGTGCTCGAGCTGCAACCCAGCGCACCGCCTGAGAGCACCCTTCGCATTCAACAGCTGACGAGCTCGGACAACACCTACAACGTGGGGCTCTTTCGAGCCGCGGAGGGCTGGTCGGTCGCCGCCATGCTCATGGCGGGCGCATTGTTTCGGAGCAAGTCGGACGACGCGGGGACGCTCGCCCATGTGGTCTACTATCGAGTTCGCCCCAGCGAAGACGGTGGCCCGGGAGGCTCGATCCAGGTGCGCTTCGACGGGGTAGACGGCCCGCTCGTTCGGGATTTTTCTCGCATTCCGGTGCGCTCGCTCCAGCTCGGGCCGACGTGGGTCGGCGCACCTCCGGCCAACGCGACGGTCACCGTGGTCTTCAAGAACGTCTCCTTCTGGAGCTGCGGCAAGTAGTCGAGCGAGGGGCCGCGCGACCCACCAGCTCGCGCGCGTCGGAGCGATTCGGGCAGCGCGACTCGGGCAGCGCGACGAGCAAATGGGCGCGAACCGCCTGACGGTCCGGAGGCGGGCTATCGGCGAGCGGAGGCGATGAACGTCCCCTTCACCACGATCGTCTTCGGGCCCTCGACCGTCTTGCCACCGACCTCATCCCCGGCGCGCACGAGCGTGGCCGAGAAGGAGCCCTCCGCCCCCTGCGCGCCGGCGGCGTCGATCCTCGACACGGTGATAGAACACTCGGAGGCCACCCAGTCCATGGGGTAGTATGCGGTGTTCGCGTGCTCGAGCGGGCTGCTCGTCGTGAGGACGATCGCCTTGGGGGTCTCGGCGCAAGACACCGTTGAGGCCTTCTCCGGGATGCGGATGAGCGCCTCGGTCGCCGTCTCGCCGATCTCTGCAAAGATGATTGGCCTGTAGCTCCCGTCCTTGGTGAGGCGCGGCTTGCCGAAGCCGCGCGGAACGCCATCGACCTCGATCACGAGGTCCCCCGCGACGGGCGGGGCGCGGCCGGGCGTCGTGAACTCGACGGTCTCCCCGCAGGCGCTCGAGAACGCGAGCGTCAGACTGGCCGCAGCGAGCATGATCGGTCGGGCAAGAGGCTTCGTCAGCGTGTGTCTCGGAGTGTTGTGCATGCCCCGGCCTCAGCAAGGAGCACGCCACCCGCGTTGTCCAGCGGAAGCCAGAGCCTACGCCACGGCCACGTTGCGGCTCGGGGCTTGGCGGCCGCTCGGGTGCGGCTCGCGGGCCGCACAGCCCGCGCCGCTGCTTTGCCCGGCCCGGCCGTCCAAGTTGCTACCCGCGTGGGTGCCCTCCGCCGGGCCCTCGCGGCCAAGGCCACCACGCAAGCCTGTTGAGCGCCAAGAGAGGCTCACAGGCCACTCCGTCGGGGCCAACAGGCCGCTGGATGAACGTGCGCGATGCGCGCTCCTCGTTCAACCTCCCCGCGCGCGCCCTGGCACCGTTCCTGCAAAACTCGACTCGCGATGCCACCTTGGCACGGCAACACACGCAGCAGGACACCATGAAGATGCGTCTCTCGTGCCAGCCTTCCACTCTCGGCTCGCGACCACGGGCTGCGGGGGCGGGGTCGCGGTCGTCCACGCCAGCGGGGACCGGACCAGGGAACTCCTGCTGCGTTACGGTCGCGGTCTCCGCCTCGGTCCCGTGGGGCCAGTCAACTGGGGATGGGCCGGAGAGAGCAACTCGTGCCTGGTCGGGAAGGTCCTCCTGACCGAGTACGATCGGGGCTCGCGAAAGGTCGTTTGGCCTGGGTCGCGCGCCTCGTGGTCTCCTGCAGCCGGACGGGCTCCCGCCGTCGAGCGGACGTTGACTCGGGCGGCGGTGGAGGCGCGTTCGGCGCCGTGCGGTGCCGCGCCGGGGCGTGCGCTCCAGACGGCGTCGACTGGCTGCTCTCTACGTTCGACCGTGATGGCCGCGAGGTGAAGTACGCGGAGCGCAACATCAACTGCGGGAAGGTCACCGCGAAGAACTCGGGGGGTGTCGGCGCCTCGCGCTCGCAGTCTCGGACGAAGCACATCGAGGCCCTCGCGCGCGGCGTGTCCCTTCGACGCGCGGGTCGGCTGGCGCCTGTCGACGCGTGCCCTCTCTCTCTCTCTCTCTCTCTCTCTCTCTCTCTCTCTCTCTCCCGCTCGACGAGGCCGGAAGCCAGGCGCTGACGGTGTCGGACGTCGAGCCCGTGGTCGAGGCGGGGCTCCGCGGGGCGGTCGACTTTGCCTGGTGGGTGGCCGAATTGAATTCGCCTTGCGCTCCAAGTACGGTGAGCCAGATGGGCGAATCGAGGACACGGACCATTGTGCGGGGCGCCGCCCTCAGCGCGCCCCTGCCTGTACGAGTGCGCATCGTCGGAGCCTCGACCGCGCCACTGCGCATCGAGGAAGGCACCGCGACGCTCGGCGCAGGTTCGACCTGCGATCTCGTCGTCGACGACCCCGCGGTGTCCCGGCGGCACGTCGAGCTCGAGCTCGTGCCCGAGGGCGTCCTCGTACGCGATCTCGGCAGTCGAAACGGCACGTTCTACCTCGGCCACCGCGTCGAGCGCATCGTCCTAGCGCCCGGCAACATGATCCGGCTCGGCGCGCAGACGATCGCGATCGAGCTCGAGCCAGACGTGGTCGCCCAGGGCGAGCCTCTCCGGCTGGCCGGGTTCCGCGGCCTCGTGGGTGCGTCGGACGTGATGCAGCGGCTGTTCGGCATGGTCGCGAGGCTCGACGGCTCGATGGTGCCCGTTCTGCTCCAGGGCGAGACGGGCGCGGGAAAGGAGCTCGTCGCTCGCGCACTTCACGAGGGCTCGCGCGTGGCGGAGGGGCCATTCGTCCCGGTCAACTGCGGCGCGATTTCCCAGAACCTGGTCGCGAGCACGCTCTTCGGGCACAAAAAGGGCGCGTTCACGGGTGCGACCGAGACGAGGCTCGGCGCGTTCGGGGCGGCGGCGGGCGGGACGCTCCTCCTCGACGAGATCGGCGAGCTTCCGCTCGAGGTCCAGCCGGCGCTGCTACGAGCGCTCGAGCGCGGCGAGGTCTCCGCGGTCGGCGAAGATGTCCCACGCCGCGTCGAGGTGCGGGTCATCGCGGCCACGAACCGCGACCTCACCGCCGAGATCGCGGCGGGGCGCTTTCGAGAAGATCTGTTCTATCGGCTTGCGGTCGTGAGGCTCCGGGTCCCCCCGCTCCGCGAGCGACCGGCAGACATCGCGCTGCTTGCATCGCTCTTCGCACGCGAGGAGGGGGTCGCCGGGCTCCCGAACGAGCTGCTCGACGAGCTCGGTCGACGTTCGTTCCCGGGGAACGTTCGGGAGCTCCGCAACACGGTCCGCGCGTTCGTCGCGCTGGGGGGGCTCGACGACGCCGTTACCGCGCCCGCACCCGCGCCCGCGGGGCTCGACGCCGCGCTCGCGACGAGTGTCCGGCTCGACACGCCGTTCTTGGAGCAGCGCGAGGGCATCGCGGCGCGATTCACGGAGCTCTACGTGGAGCGCCTCCTCGCCGAGACGGGGGGCAACCAGACCCTCGCCGCAAAGATGGCGGGCCTCGACCGGACCTACCTCGGGCGCTTGCTCGCGAAGCTCGGGCGGCGCTGAGCCGGAGCCGATATGCTTGCCAGGATGGCTCGGCTCCGCGCTCTCTTCTACGCCGCGCTGTGTGGGGTCCTCTTCGTCCCTTCGCTTGCGTGGGGCGAGGACGTCGCCGCTGCGCGCGTGGACTACGCCGAGGGTGCGGCTGCCTACGATCGCGGCGACTACCCGGTCGCGGCGGCGCGCCTCGCACGCGCGGACGAGCACGCCCCCAACGCGCGTGCTCTACAGCTCGCGATGGCGGCGGCGCTGCTCTCTCCGAACGCGGGGCTCGGCATGGACTTGGCCGAGCGCGCCGAACGACGCGCGGTCGACGGCTCGCTCTCGGCGCTCGCCGCCAAGCTCCGGAGGCGGTTTGGCGCGGAGGCGGGCAGAATTCATCTTACGTGCCCGGCCGGAGTGGCCTGCCGCGCCACGGTGGAGGAGCGAACGATCCCGGGCGGAACCACTGGCTTCGTGAACCCGGGTCCGGTTCTGGCGCGTGTGGACGCTGAAGGACGAACGACCCTCACTATCCGGGTGAACGTCGGTCGAGGAGCCACCCTCGAGCTAGCTCCGACGGCCGCCGATCTGACCTCCCCGCAGACCGCGCCGCCATCCCCGACACCTGAGGCCCCGAGGCTGGCGCCTGCACCGCCCGCGGGGCTCTCACCCATCGTGGTTGCCACCGCCGCGGGGCTCAGCGCGGTCGCTATCGGCACGAGCGTGGCGCTCACCGCTGTCGTGAAGTCGCGTCACGACGAGTTCGTGGCACAGCCGAGCCGCGCTACCTCGGATTCCGGGAGTGACGCACAGACGGCCGCCCGCGTCGCGTGGGGGGCCTCGGGTGTGCTCGCCGCGACCACGGTCGTGCTCGCCTTCTTCACGAACTTTGGCGGCGCTCGCGAGTCGCCCGTGGCGCTCGGCGTCGCGCCCGGCCAGCTCATGGTCACGGGGACCTTTCGGTGACCTCGGCCGCGATGAGGCGGTCCACCTCGCGCTACGAGGCGCTCGTACGCATCGGCACCGGAGGCATGGCGACGGTCTTCGTCGGCAGGGCGCTCGGCGCGGCGGGGTTCTCGCGGCTCGTCGCCCTGAAGCGGGCCCACCCGTACCTCCGGAGCGATCCAGACACCGTGGCGAGCCTCGAGGTCGAAGCGCGGGTCGCGTCGTGCCTTCACCACGCGAACATCGTCGGCGTGCTCGACATCGAGGAGGACGGGGGAGACCTCGTGATCGTGCTCGACTACGTCGAGGGGTGCACGCTCGTCGAGCTCTCGCGCGAGGCCAGCGACGCACCGGTCCCGAGCCAGTCCCGTGAGATCGTGCGGATCCTCCTGGACGCGGCCTCCGGCCTCCACGCCGCTCACCGCGCGACCGACGACGCGGGCCAGCCGCTCGGCCTCGTCCACCGCGACGTCTCACCGAGCAACGTGCTGGTCGGGATCGACGGCGTCGCGCGGATCTCGGACTTCGGAATCGCGAAGGGGGTTGGAGCCGGTCATGTGACGAGCACCGGCGTCTTGAAGGGAAAGCTCGGGTACATGGCGCCCGAATACGTCGAGGGGCGGCGCGCCGACGCGAGGAGCGACCTATTCTCCTTCGGGGTGATGGCGTGGGAAGCGCTCGCGCGTCGCCGCCTCTTCAAGGGCGCGAACGAGGTGGATACGCTGAAGCGAATCCTTCGCGCGGAGGTGCCTCCGCTCGACGAGCTCGAGGCGAGCCTCGCGCCCCTCGCCCCGGTGCTGGCGCGAGCCCTCGCTCGACACCCCGAAGACCGCTACGTGAGCGTCGGCGAGCTGGCGCAGGACCTGGAGGCTCGTGCTCGACCGCCGACCTCGTCGCGAACCACGCGGAGGTGGCCGCGCTCGTCAAGCGCGTGGCGGGGGCCGATCTCGTCGAGCGTCGCCGGCGGCTGACCACGGCGCTCGAGGCCTCGCCCACGGCCTCGGGTGTGCGGGTGCAGCGAGACCTCGTCCCGACCGCCGACGTAGCGCAGCCCGAGCGGCTCGCCACTGCCACCCTCGTGCAGCGAGACCTCGTCTCGACCGCCGACGTAGCCCAGCCAGAGCGACTCCCTACGGCGACCTTCGTACAGCGGGACATGGCCCCGGGGCCAGCCTCGGGACCGCCCCGGGTGAACGCGGA
Protein-coding regions in this window:
- a CDS encoding sigma 54-interacting transcriptional regulator, with the translated sequence MRIVGASTAPLRIEEGTATLGAGSTCDLVVDDPAVSRRHVELELVPEGVLVRDLGSRNGTFYLGHRVERIVLAPGNMIRLGAQTIAIELEPDVVAQGEPLRLAGFRGLVGASDVMQRLFGMVARLDGSMVPVLLQGETGAGKELVARALHEGSRVAEGPFVPVNCGAISQNLVASTLFGHKKGAFTGATETRLGAFGAAAGGTLLLDEIGELPLEVQPALLRALERGEVSAVGEDVPRRVEVRVIAATNRDLTAEIAAGRFREDLFYRLAVVRLRVPPLRERPADIALLASLFAREEGVAGLPNELLDELGRRSFPGNVRELRNTVRAFVALGGLDDAVTAPAPAPAGLDAALATSVRLDTPFLEQREGIAARFTELYVERLLAETGGNQTLAAKMAGLDRTYLGRLLAKLGRR
- a CDS encoding serine/threonine protein kinase, translating into MRRSTSRYEALVRIGTGGMATVFVGRALGAAGFSRLVALKRAHPYLRSDPDTVASLEVEARVASCLHHANIVGVLDIEEDGGDLVIVLDYVEGCTLVELSREASDAPVPSQSREIVRILLDAASGLHAAHRATDDAGQPLGLVHRDVSPSNVLVGIDGVARISDFGIAKGVGAGHVTSTGVLKGKLGYMAPEYVEGRRADARSDLFSFGVMAWEALARRRLFKGANEVDTLKRILRAEVPPLDELEASLAPLAPVLARALARHPEDRYVSVGELAQDLEARARPPTSSRTTRRWPRSSSAWRGPISSSVAGG